GAATTGAGATCagaatttaaaatgtaaatgtatttttttttgtctaatgTTGATGCCTCTTTTTTGCTGTACATTCGTTGTAAAGTGTAATGTTAATCTCTCCTGCGTGGTGTTAAATCAGACATTGTCTATATATTTTTGCACTGGGTCGTTCTTAGAAAATCAGAGTGGCCATAACCAAACCTCTCACCTGTAGCAGAAAGTCAAAGAGCGCTAATCGTCCCCACTCTGAATGATgtacccctacacacacagaggagttcAGAGGCACCTGTATCCCACACCTGGTCTTCAACAGAACTTGATATTGAGGCCAAGCGAGGCTGAAGGAGTTCTGGTCATTATTGTCATCAGCTAGATGCTGAATGTCTGGGTCCCACCACACTACCGGTCTGAGAGAGCCACTGGTGTACTTGTATGGGAGGATATCACTATGGAAGGTTCTCAGCACAGCTGGAAGACTCCTGTTAAGACCAAGAACcctgtccaggtggaaggcaaGAACTTCAAACCAGTCACTGCTGCGTTTGATTAGGGCACAGTTTCCTGTCTGGCAGAGCCTGCTGTGGTTCCCCCCTAGTGGAAGAACACAGTCACTGCAACTACCAAGTCCCACTTGAAGCACTTGCCCATGGCCTGGAAGTCTGGCTTTACTCAACACAGTGCCCGTGGCAAGCAGATCCATCTTCTCCACGTCATCTCTACTAAGCCAGGGCAGAGATTCAGCTCTAGTGTGCCTCCAGCTCTCACTGGAAACCGTATCATGTGGTGTTTCACACCAACCAGCCATAACGTCCCTCCCACCAGCCTCCACCTCAGACACCATGTGGTTTTTGCTCGTGAAGCGctgcctctccttctccttggGCTTTGCTTTTCTTTCGCGTGTTTTGGTGTCTCCTGAGGGACCATGACGCTGCAGAGGCTCACGCGCCCCAGCTTTCTCTGGCCTGGGCCCATCTGGACCGCATTTGTGCCTGCATGGTCTAATGTCTGGCTGGAGCCTCTGCACGCTGGCAGGCTGGACTACGGTTCGCTCATGatgggagagaggaagatgaaCGTCATCACTTAAGTCTTTGCCATTGCCTTGTTTGTTGTTCTGCCGTTCCTTTGCACTGGCTTTGAACATCTGGGACACCTGCTTGTTTCTGCCCAGATGAAAGCCGCGCTTTGGCTTTGTGAACGTTTTCCTCGCATTGTTTTTCAGGTGCTTTTTAATTGTTGGTGGGACACTTTCCTGGACCTTGTTGTCCCTGTGCTGGTGGTGACCTTCCAGCAGTAGGGGCTTGGCTGAACCTTTGGCCCTCGAAGGCTTCCGGGCTCCACTATGGCCTTGTGGAGAGTGCCGGGGGAGAGGTAGCCGAGAATCCCTCACTTTTACCCCAGTGGGTTGCTTCCGTTGGGGCCCTGGAGGGGGAAGGCTCCTCTCATCCGAGGGGGAGGGGGAACGTGTGCTGATCATCACTGCTGACAGGGCGAGGAGAGACAGGACGACCACGAGGTAGCGCCACCTCCCTCGCAGCTTTGGGCCTGGTCTCAGAGCCTGCCGCACAGAGCAGAGAAACACAGCTGAACCAaaagccacaaacacacacgaaacactacACACCTTCAGGAGACTCCAGGTGACAAGCTGCTCAAACTTCAGGGAGAGAGCAGTGGTCTGAATAACATTCATGGGTTGATACTAGGATACATACTACAGTGAACAGgctatgtttaaaaaaaactttCATTGTTGAGACAGGAGCTGGAAAGACTAAAAATCCCCATTTGGAAAGGAATGAGATTCCTTGTCAGAATAATGGCGTTCTGAGGGGGAGTGTCCTAGACATGTGTTTAGCTTTTCTCTCAAAGGCTTTCTTTAATTATGCTGCCCAAATATAGCTTTTTCATGAAGAGCAAGCAGTAATTTAGGGCCATGTATGGAAGCAATTTTCTAACAACATATATTCACAAATAGGAAAGCAATCCATTTCATTCTCTGCAGATTTTCTCCCCATACAAGTTGCTTTGTTTGTATTTTGCATAACATTTTCACATCACACACAATCCGGTCTGCTTCGCAGCATAACACACTTCCCTTTGAGGCTGAAAGCGGAGTGTGATATGCTGATGCTCCTGGCCGCCTTGCATCGTTCTGCTTTTGAGGGATGCCTGAGGATAGAGGAATGTCTCAGCTGTGTAAGATCCACTCAGTGTAGCTGAAAGGGTTTATGACTTTTCCAGATAGCGTGTATGAAAGGCTCCCATTATGCTGTGGGTTGAAGAATGTCATGCCTGAAGCGGCACAGGGCCGGGTTTTTTCTGAAGCAGCTTCCCTGGGCTGGGAGGAAGCTCAGGCCCAACTACGCCTGCTGAACACCCCGCCTGGACAACAGGCTGGCAGGCTGGTTGGCTGGCAGGCTGGTTGGTCTGCATTACACAGCTGTGCCGTGAGGCTTGGATGAGTATAAAGGTGACTGAAGATGTAAGCTATCCACATTTGGGACTAGGCTTGGTTTTTGTGGTCAACCATACACTCTTGAAAAACACAAGCTGAGCTCAGAACTGATTCATCAATTGGATATGATGGCCCGGAGAGAAACAGGAAGAGGCAGAGGCCAAAAGTCTTGGGTCCACCCAACCAAAGGGCTCTGCACTGCACATGACACACGCCTTGaagtgttttttattattatgaaagtggaaaacaacaataaaaaacagaactttGTATCAGACATAAAGCAAGACATAAAATCACATTCATAAAAGGTGGAAATAGAGCTTCAAGGGTAAACAGAGATTTTTCTTCAATGTCCTAATGCTTACTTTTGCATTTTGTCCTGAGGGCAGTAGAAAAGTGACTGTATATATGTTAGCATAAGAAGGACTGTATTTATAGGTTCGGTTAATGTCAGTCTCCCACAAACTGGATCAAAACACAATACAAATGTCAAGAGACAATGATTCTGTGTCTTGTTTTCGTCTTTGGACTATTTTGAATGTCCCCTTTAGAGATTAGTGTTCAGCACCTGGTGTTCCCATTTATCGGGGCAAAATTCTTGCATGTGCACAACACACTTTAAATACTTTAACACTCTCTGTGTGCAAAAAGCTCCAACTAGCACAGCAACTTTCACCAAAGCAGCTCTCCACAACAGCACAACAGACACTTACAAAACAAATGACCAAACACTTACTATTACTTAATAGTCCACGGTACTTAAAATGACTAAAAGAGACTTTACATCCGCGTTCCATCCAAGTTCGTCTACGAACACTCTGATGCACAAATTTTGAGATAAACATAGGCTACAAACCCAAATACTGAATGCTCTACACTGAATGGTAAatcttaagaaaaataaatagttTAATCCTAGCTGAGGAAGAGGAATGGCAcccgtgtcccccccccccccccccccccccccacacccctcaccgCCATAATGTATTTGGCACAGCTGGGTCTGTCTCCACCTCTGGCAATGCAGAATCACACATTTGGAGTCCTGGTGGGACCGTTTTCTCACATACAGTTCAGATGATGGCTCTTTCTTCATCGTCCTATGTCTACAGTCTTGCTCTGGTTCTATTTAACTGTCACCGTCCTAATTGTAACTGTAACATCCCTTTCCTGAGGGCTACAGTAGATGGCGTGTCTATTTAAAGCTGCATAATGTTGAGAGTTTTGCATTCTCAATGACAGCGTGTCTTTGAAATTTAAAATTGAAATGGCCTAATCTGGTTATTTTTggaaagaaaaagctgttgtcATCGCAGAGCCTCGACATAGACCGACCCGACCCGCTGCTAAACGGAAACTGAGCACACGGAGTGTTCGACAGTTAGCTGTAGCTTTTGTTTCTCGGTCTTGCTACTTTCCTAAAGGAAACTCAAGCATAGCCACACAGCCACATGATGGATGTCACTACGTCCTTCTCTCCCTTCACCAGGGCACCAAGTAGCAGCTGAGAGAATATTTCAGAGAAGCTGATCTGATTGCGTTAAACACAGAAGATAATGAAGTGGCAGCAGAGAGAGGcgactacccccccccccccccaccccaccctccccaGGAGATGATTAAGATGAGGTCAGACCCAATTTCAACAATAATGATCGGACCTTTCAGAGAAGCTGACAGAGCTGCATAATTACACCGCCTCTAGCTTTTAAAACTACAGCTTATAGAAATGTCAAACATTACAGTGATTATGGCAAGTACCCTCAGCCATGAGAAAGACAGGGGAAGGCAAACAACAGCCAGCAGCGGAATGCTAGTTTGCAAAATGGAAAAGGGAGATTAGCACGAGTGGGTGCTAATGACAACAGAGGACAAAGCTTCACTCTGTGTTTGGCAGTAATTGGGCAAGAACGCACTTTGAGGGTACTGTAGCTGTCGGCACAGGACTGTCAGAATAGCAAAGTTGTACAATTATCCTGTCTGCTACTGTTtgctgagagaaagagagagagacaggcacagagagagacggagagagagacagggacagagaaaaaaaaaaaatgaaatgtgccatattttgtcaattgtgatttttacaccccaatcgaaatttgtcctccgcttttaacccatctgtgcagtcagaacacacacacactagtgattactaggggctgtggatcacacgtgcccagagcggtgggcagccctagcccggcgcccggggagcagttggggttaggtgccttgctcaagggcacctcagtcatggcctgtctgggaatcgaacccacgaccctccggtcacaagtccagttccctaaccgccaggccatgactgagagagagaggggggagagagagagagagggggaggagagagagagagagaggagagagagagagagagaggagagagagaggagagagagagagagagagagagagagagagagagagagagagagagagagagagagagagagagagagagagagagagagagagagagagggagcttcACCAATTATTTAGCATATCAGTGGATGACAGCCTTCCCTTTAAAACAGAAAGACACTACGTAACAATAGTTAGGTCAGGAGGCCCATATTCTGATAGACTATGTTTGAGAAGCACTAACCCTAGTCGATACCCTTAATCTTTTTGAAATGTCTTTTGGGGCCAGTTTGGAAACTGCAGAGGTGAAAGAGTTATTCTCGTGTGTTATGTGACTTCTTGCATGAATCAGCAGTGCAGTACACTACTGTAAATCAGTGTGAAAAACAGACCCATAAGTCATGAATCCTTCGATACCATTAGTGTACCGTCCTCAAATAACATGATCCAGACCTACCAGTCTCCCAAACCTCCCAGCCCTGATCCAGACCTTCCAGTCTCCCAAACCTCCCATCCCTGATCCAGACCTACCAGTCTCCCAAACCTCCCAGCCCTGATCCAGACGTACCAGTGTCCCAAACCCCTAGCCTTGATCCAGACCTACCAGTCTCCCAAACCTCCCATCCCTGATCCAGACCTACCAGTCTCCCAAACCTCCCAGCCCTGATCCAGACTTACCAGTGTCCCAAACCCCTAGCCTTGATCCAGACCTACCAGTCTCCCAAACCTCCCAGCCCTGATCCAGACCTACCAGTGTCCCAAACCCCTAGCCTTGATCCAGACCTACTAGTCTCCCAAACCTCCCATCCCTGATCCAGACCTACCAATCTTCCAAACCCCCCAGCCCTGGTCCAGACCTACCAGTCTCCCAAATCTCCCAGCCCTGATCCAGACCTGCTGGCCAACTATGACTTTATGATGCGTAATTTCTGAGGAATGACACAGAGGTGTACAGAAAACAGTAAGGGCAAATATAGAGGACTGAGCGCATGTGTATTAAGAgtcagtggagagagagaaagaaattcAGTGAGAAAGAAATGTACCATCTGCTCATCTCCTCTGCTCCACATCGGTGTGCCATTAGTGCTGTCTGTTGGTTAGATGTCCAGATGTTTCTGACATTTGTCTCCACTGTcttgtgcctgtgtgtatgtatgtatgtgtgtgtgtgtgtgtgtgtgtgtgtgtgtgtgtgtgtgtgtgtgtgtgtgtgtgtgtgatcaatcTCTCTTCTTGTTCAGCCTTGTCCTGTGGGTGCTGAGAAACACTGTTTTTACCCCGTGCTGTCAAGAGTCAACCCAAGTGTTTTCCTTCTGTACTACACCAGACACTGTATTATCTTTCAGTTGATCAATAAATCAGAACAGTCACTATTCTGACTGACAACCCAAGCCTTGTGCTTGAAGAATGAAATTAGCCAAAATGTTTCATCCCCCCCTCAATTGCTTATGAAAATTTCTCTATATTGAGTTCAGTTATTCAAAACTCTTCACATAGTTCTCTTAACCAATATGCAGCTCAGCACAGCAGTAGACTCTGCTAGAGTACTCACAAATTTACCAACACTTTATCCTTCATGAAACACGTACCTTCATTTTAGCAAAAGTACATCATATATGTTACAGAAATGAACTACAACTTCTCTGGCACACCTTGGGATGCCTGAACTGTCCACGCTCGATCATTTACCAGTCATAGATCTCCACTAGTGCGTTTGGGCCAAGCTGAAACCAGCAAActccacaagcacacacatttaGGGGGTTTGACTAGCAATTGAATTACTGGTACCTGAATTCTGTCACATTTCGAGTTCTTCTCAAAGTGTTCTTCATTGCTGCATCCTAAGTTTATACAGTACTTACACTTTGAATATTCTAAATCTAATATTGTTTGCCAACACCTAGCCTTCTCTGAGTTTAATGATATTGTTGGTTATGTCCATGACAGCAATTGTGGATTCGTCCTCAGTATGAAATTTCTCCCTCTTCCTCAAGTGCAAGGCACTATGATCCAAAAggtagagaaaaaaaaaaaacaagtggtTTAAATCAAGGGTTCACAGCAGAATGCTAAGATTGCCTTATAGTTTGGTTAACAATCCTGCCTAGAGAAGTGTGTGTTCATCCTGGCAGGTTTATCTGAACTCTCCCCAGACCCCCTTACTGACAGACCATCAGTTCTGACATGACAGCAGCCCTCGTGTTTGCCCCGTTTGCCCCTGGactacaccctccccaccctcctcctcacAGTTAGCCCTCTTTTACCCCCAGCCAATGTTTATGGGTGCTCACAAAGTGGAAGAAAAAACAGTTGGATTTTTAATACAATTTTAAGTACATTAAAAAAGTGCATAAAACAAAGTGAATAAAACTTAAAAGTGAATAGCAAAAACTTATTAAATCATAAGTTATATTATTGTGCAGGATGGTACATTTTGCAGAGATCTACAATGACAGAATTCACCCAAAGACAACATGTCCAGATCCAGAATTTCCACAATATTCTCCAGACATGGACATCCTACCATTATTACTGTTGCCATGCCAACAGATACCAGCATAAGCATAGTAAATCAGTAAATGATAACACAGTTTGTACAATCTCTGTGCTTACGGGGAGAGACAGCCCTCTCACTCATTGCCTCTATCTCCCAGTTTAGTCTTTTGAGTATCAGGAACAaatcctcccccccccccccccccccccttacaaaCAAGCTGGGTGAAAAAGCAGGCCAGATATGCAGTAGCATTGTTAGAGATTGtcagtaactgtgtgtgtgtgtgtgtgtgtgtgtgtgtgtgtgtgtgtgtgtgtgtgtgtgtgtgtgtgttaatggagACTATGGGCTGctacacagaaaacacaaaaaacagttCCATGACAGTGAAGTCACAGTAATAAATGATGTCAGGCAATACTTTTcccttgtgtgtgcgtgtgtgtgtgtgtgtgacaaataAAATGGGTatttgtgtgagtttgtgcttGATCGGCTGCCAGTGGCAAGGATTTAAGATTTTAATCACACAGTAAATGGAAAGTCACTATGATTCCTGCCTTAAAAGCCTTTTTAGGATGAAGTCATTAGTAGAAAAGTaatttattttgcatttttgtCATCATGTTCTAATTAGTACCATATTTATTTCACCTGATATTATTTACACTATTCgggaattaaaaaaataaagaaattctacccacttcagtttgcgttgCCTATGGACCGTATTTCCTCTTGCAGTTTGGGTTGACTATGGTTACACTAATGACAGCCCTCACTAAGCTCCTCCACAACTCTCTAAAATTTTCCAGTACACACAAGATTCCACACATACCAGATCCTGCAATACCCACAAAGTTTCTTGAtaattatttacattaaaaGTAAGGTGCCCGCAAGATCAACTGTCCTTTTCTggtaaaagagagacagaaaaggtAAACTGAAATGACCCTATCAAAATACACGTGTGTGGTGTGAATCATTCGCTGAGTTAGCAATCAGACTGATAAGATGGAAGATCAACactgccactctgccctgagcTTGACTGTGAAAGTATCCACTGTTAGAGCCCAATGTTTGGGCCCTGCTGCTCCGGACCTGGACATCCACAGCCAGCATTAACTTGATTTCTGACCCGGCTTCATGAGGGAACTGTAAACATCCAATAGATGTTTTAATTTAGCTAGTAGGACCTAAGTCTTTCAATATTCAatacttcatacacacacacacacacacacacacacacacacacacacacacacacacacacacacacacacacacacacacacacacacacacgcacacacagagtgaTAGGACTGCAATCTATGGACCAATCAATTATAACTACAGCACTCTATGGGATACACCAGCATACTATGTCAGGGACACAAgcataagcaaaaaaaaaaaaaaaaaaagcttttgaaATGAAATCTAAGGCTTAGCAGAATAGCACAGTGCAGGCAACTCTGCCTTGATTTAAACCATGTATACTTTAAACTGGTTAAAATCAGGGCAGCCACATATCACTTGCTAACGCATGTACGTAAGAGTGTTGCCCAGATCAGTGTATATATGTGCACTCAGGACTTGAATGcattatttattaatatgtTGTATAAATTATGAATGCATtatatatgttttgtttttttttttgtgcaccATGCATTAAGGTATTACACACCTTAAGTGTGATTCACCATGAGCAGGATGTCAGGGGAAAGGCCTTGTTCATGCACGATCATTCAGCATCAGTGTTAATTGCCTTGACGTGTTTGAGTTGCCTCTACTTGTCTGAGCAAAACATACTGTAATGTACACGTACATGTGCAGGATAAATGGCATTAATGCAATCATGAAATGGCATTATGCAATCATTCACCACATAACAATATTTTCCCTATAAATCTCCCCGTACAGTGGAGGAGTGTGACTGACAGATATATGGAGGTTGGAAATCCCACCATGGGTCATTCATAATGCACGATTCCCCAGTGGAGCAGAACCCGGGCATGTTTGGACTGCGCCAGTCAAGGAGCCTGTAATCCGACACCAGTCATACTCGCACATAGTGCACAAAGTGGACCTGCTTTCGGAACAAATACAGCGGTTAGCTAAAAGCACAAtggcgcgcgcacacactcgcacacgcgcGTTTGACGAGAGACTGAATACAGATATGATGGTTTTATAGGCGTCTTCCTTCACACGTTAAAGCAGGCAACAAACCAAATCGAACATTACATAAATTAATCGACGCTTACACTAAAGAATGACCCCTTGCATTAATGGATCGACCCTTACATGAATGAATCAACACTTAAATAATAAACCCTGCTCAACCCTTACATTGATCACTATTCACACTTGACTTGTACACTGAGTATTACTGGCTGTACAGTAATCACGCAACACAAAGAACATCAGTATAATTTTAGAGATAAAAAACTCAACACCACAAATAAAGATGATCTTAATAGTTATTTTGGGCTGTGAATTCAAAGCAAACTTTGTGCTAGTCAAAACTTTTGCATGGCTTGAAGATCTCGTTTAATATTGAACCCTGAAAATGAGACAGCTCCATTAAATTAGAACTTGCAAGGCAAAGTGCCTACACTTTCCACAAGTAACAAACTGCAGAATAACCCTCATTTAGTTTAGAAAGTCTGCACCCTTACCATTATACTGGTCGAGCGCGTGCACCGGGGGCCGCTCGAGCTGCTTTAAGTGGTTTCTACGGTGTTCTCGCGCACATCTCCCCCCACTTCGCCCTTCATCGCCACATCATCTTCATTCCTATCGCGTGAATCCAAAGTGCGGTACCACTCATCGCTCATCACTGCAGACCTTCTGTCCTCCGTTAAACCCCCTTTATTTAGACACGCACATTTTGCCGTTACAAAAGGGGAAAACTGCGAGTTTCGGAACGCAGTGCAGCGTGTTTTATTGTCCACCGTTGTGCTGAACTTCAACGCCGAGCCTGCAAAAGCTGCAAAACTGATGCGTCTACATGTTCGCATTCTTCTCCGAGAACCAATCTTTTGCAAAAAAAAGTTAAGTGCATAAGGAAAATCTCTCCGGATTCGTCTGGGGTCGTGGAGGAATGTACTGAAACCTGAGAACAGACAGCGCGCGTTTTAAACCCGCTTCATAGCGCGTTTGAAGGTGCGCAGATCTGCTGTGGTCCAAATCAAACAGGGCCTTTCAGATTTGCAATTTATAGGCTGACTTGACTGACCTAAAATTCAACTTTAATTGTCTCTTTTAATGTATCATCCTTAATTCTTAGACAAAAAAATAGACAACCCGCAGTTCTTGTAATGCCAAACTTTTCCCAACCTTGGCATTGTCTCATTTCAGTAGCATTTTGCCATCACATGCGAGCCAGTGCAATGATAGAAATAGTTCAGGGTAATACCGCCATCTATCGGTATGTTTCTGTCTGAATTCGTTTGTGATCAATTTAAGCGGGATCAGAAAACATACTGTATATGCCGTCGAATTTGAGCTGTTTATTAAGGGTCTTTAAAGACAGCAACAATACAATTCCATATTTATCCAAAAAAGAAATAGTGGTAAAAGGCGTAGGCGACATGCAATCAAACTTGTTTAGAGTTCACAATGCATAATATGATATGAATCACACCAGTATCAAATATAAACTCAAAATACTGGGTGTCTTGAGGATGCTGTAAGTATGTAATTGAAAATGAAccaagtaaaataaaaaataaaaacccagATATTACATTTTATCTAATCTAATTTTATCTTTTATCTTATATACATTTAATCTAACTTGAATTGAATACACCTAAATGACTACAGCACTCCTGTGCTCTGTACATCCAAAATGTATCAGATGGTTGTTCATTTCAGAAGTCAAATCAGAAATTTGTGCAAagaatttttgtttgttttccaaaGATGATTATTTGGGTTTATTTTGGTAAACGCACAGTGTGGAGATTTTGGCTATGAAGTACAAGTTGTGTGTTACATGTCTCCAAATACAGGAATGGTATTAATATATTTTTGAAGATTTTGAAATTTTGGTCAGCTGTCCTTCTAAAATGACTTGTTATAAGTTAGCTTGAACTGTGGTATATATCCAAAACAAAATTATACCTGTTATGAGAGTCACTCTGTTACAAACCTTTCTAATGCTTTAAAATCAGAAAGAGCAGTAGATACTGGTTTCAGTTGGTTAATCATCAGCTGTTTTAGTAGTTTTATCAGTACATACAAAACCATCAAGCACTTAGTTAATATGAATTAAT
This genomic stretch from Brachyhypopomus gauderio isolate BG-103 unplaced genomic scaffold, BGAUD_0.2 sc62, whole genome shotgun sequence harbors:
- the gask1a gene encoding Golgi-associated kinase 1A — encoded protein: MALRPGPKLRGRWRYLVVVLSLLALSAVMISTRSPSPSDERSLPPPGPQRKQPTGVKVRDSRLPLPRHSPQGHSGARKPSRAKGSAKPLLLEGHHQHRDNKVQESVPPTIKKHLKNNARKTFTKPKRGFHLGRNKQVSQMFKASAKERQNNKQGNGKDLSDDVHLPLSHHERTVVQPASVQRLQPDIRPCRHKCGPDGPRPEKAGAREPLQRHGPSGDTKTRERKAKPKEKERQRFTSKNHMVSEVEAGGRDVMAGWCETPHDTVSSESWRHTRAESLPWLSRDDVEKMDLLATGTVLSKARLPGHGQVLQVGLGSCSDCVLPLGGNHSRLCQTGNCALIKRSSDWFEVLAFHLDRVLGLNRSLPAVLRTFHSDILPYKYTSGSLRPVVWWDPDIQHLADDNNDQNSFSLAWPQYQVLLKTRCGIQVPLNSSVCVGVHHSEWGRLALFDFLLQVNDRLDRYCCGFRPDAADLCVENRLNVQCSNPQHLMLVHILVRRADPSTLVFIDNAGRPHHPQEDLNFRLLEGIDEFPARAMQVLRSGCLEPLLLRSLSADKVLWENGGGAAGLRATIRTLQRRADALLQHLRGTTGQQGRTAPPRTAPAENTTALFRPEAK